Within Kwoniella shandongensis chromosome 1, complete sequence, the genomic segment gatggagagaaaTACCAATGGCCATATCAATTCGAAAACAACATCAGTCCGACTATCAGATCGCTCAGACTTGTTTGGTGGGACGAAAGACATTCTTTCAGGATAGAAGGATATCAGTCTACTCCATCGGATCAGACGAGATGGTCGCGATATGGTCAATTCGGTCCGATACAGATGAAAGGTTGTACTTATTGCGATCAAGCTGGTTGCGTGAGGTATTCCCCTCATGCAGCGGTACAATTGCCAGCTCTGATGAGCAAATTAGGAGAGGAAACGGAGATTggcaaggtggaggtgtaCAACGTGGAAAAGACGGCCGGGGAACAATGGTTCAATGGACGGATcggtgtggaagaggtcaaagagaggatggagcgAGCGTTCCTCgagggaagaacgagaagacgTAACAGAGAGAAACGACAATTGGCGAATAACAACGATATCGAACAAGGTCAATTTCGCTTCACAACTATAGTGGACGACCACGACGCAGTCACGTTCCACTCTGCGGAAGAATATTTTTCGTCACACAGAGACGAGATTGACGCTCCCGAACTACCGTATTGGCAAAACAAAATCGGTCCTTCCGAACGATGGCTCAAACTTCGTGACGAAGCGATAGAAGTGACAGGTCACGCAGAGGGCGATAAAGAGTATTTTGGAGATTGGTCAGCCGAGGAGCTGAGAGAACATATTGCCAGAATGAGGTTTTTCAACGAACGAGATAGGTTGGAGTCTCAGCGGGAGGCGGAGGCGCAGACGGTGGTGGGATTGTGAGCAGTGAATATGGTAGTTGGGACCAAATGTAGTTGTACGTTAAGGTGTTGTTGTAAAATACCgtttcttcatcatcatgaacAGATCTATATCACAACATACTCCTTGCAAGGTGGAACGCTTCGTCTCGCCTCGAGACAGCACACCGCTCCCAGCTCCCTCCCCACAATTACGTcacgactcaccctcgctctcgctcccaCTCCCCTCACTCCCACTGCCACTATCACTAtcactgccactgccactgccactgctaCCTCCTCCtgtgatcttcttgatcatcgcCTTCAGCTTTTTATTCTCCACTTCGAACTTTTCCAATCTCTCCATCGTCTGCATCATCTGCGACTGCATCTCACCCTTCTCTatcttcgacttcatccTCGTGTCCTTGAGATTCCTATTCCCCTCTGCCACCTTGTTCAGCCAATACCAGTCTCTCGGgtcgtcttcttctggaGGAGCCTTATCCCACTTTACGCTTCCCTTGGGTGAGATACTTCTGTCTTCGAATTTGTGGCGTGACATGGCTGATCTGGTCGGTCTACTGCTGGTTCTACCTCgggatgatggtgatgacgacacGGGTGATGATGCAGTAGAGGCAGTAGTGGAGCTcatgttgtggtggtggtggtggtggtggtggtggtggtggtggtgtggtgaAGTATGTCAAACGGGAACAACGACGAGAGTTCGAAGACCCCATATATAGTATCACCTCTGATGGACTAGACACATCCTTTCTGCCACCACGCAATCAAAGGAATTACAAACAGGCATTCATGTGCATCGATGCAAGACACAAAACCCCTCACTGCACAACTGCGTGCGCTACAATACTTTCTCTTTcactgttcttcttcttcaattAAACTTCTTTCACTACAATTCTCCCCATCTAAGCCCTGTTCTCGTTACCCAAGTCCTTGCATGCCTCCTTGACACGCTCGACGAGGGTCTTTTCACCTTCTCGGACCCAGACTCGGGGGTCGTAGTTCTTCTTGTTGGGCTTGTCGGGTCCATCGGGGTTACCGACCTGGGTCATGAGgtagtccttcttcttgaggaCAAAGTCTCGGACACCGGAGAGGTAGGCCCACTGGATAGTTATTCAAAAGTCAGCCAACACCTCCTAACCAGTAACGTGTGCATCTACTCACCTGAGTGTCGGTGTCAACGTTCATCTTCACAACACCGTTGACGACAGCCTCTCGGATCTCGTCCTTGGTAGAACCGGAACCACCGTGGAAGACAAGGTACCTGTTACAGTGTCAGCAAACAGTCAAACTGATGCGGAACAaaaacaagaacaagatgtGACACCAATATgacacctccttccccacGGCCCACACCTTCCACGACCTCTCAAAAGGAGACAGTCGTGGGGTACAGTGCTCGCACCAGAACAAACTGAAACGACATTAAAGGGTAGAAGAAGCAGGCTCTAAATGTGGTGTGGTAAAACATTACTCTGCGCTGACCTGATCGCCTCGACATCTCATTGAAGGAGAGCCGGGCACTGTCTATGTTGGGTAGCGGGTGGGAAGGGGGAATGGGGAGAAAGATAGAGTAACCGCAAAGAAAAAAGGAGACACTCACAAAGGCTTGTCACCCTCCTTGCCGGCGGTCTTCTCAGCAGCGTAAGCCTGGTGCTTGCCCAAAAGCTCGGGTCGGAGCTTGACGTTTCCGGGCTTGTAGACACCGTGGACGTTACCGAAACCAGCGGCGATGGAGAAGTTGGGGGAGATGGGGGCAAGAGCAGAGTAGACGTCGAAGATGTCCTCGGGTTGAGTGTAAAGAGAGTTGTTGTCGACACCAGTGTTGTCGACACcgtcctcctcaccaccggTGATACCGATCTCCATCTCGAGGAATTCTGATGTTTTGTTTCAGCTTCGTACGCCTTGAAATGCGCTTGAATTCCAACTCACGGTTCATCTTGGCCATTCGCTGGAAGTAGTGGACACACTCCTTGATGTTGTCCTCCTTGGACTCCTCGGACAAGTCGAGCATGTGAGAGCTGGCGGATAAACGTCAGGGGCGTTTATGGTTGCGGCGACTAGTGCTACTcacgagaagagagggacaCCGTGCTCCTTGTAGTAAGCCTCGTCGGCCTCGAGCATACCATCGAACCAAGGGAGGAGCTTCTTGGCGCAGTGGTCAGAGTGGAGAACGACGGGGCTGAAGGTCAAGTTAAGTCAGACAAGGATAACCGCTTTCGAATGCGAATACACTTACATGCCGTATGCGGGAGCGATACTTCGGATGAAGTGGGCAGCGGCAGTGGCACCGGCGATGGAAGCCTCTTGGTTGCCGTTGGCAAGGCCTTTACCGGCGAAGAAAGCGGCACCACCTTGGGAGAcctggaggatgatgggagaCTTGATGTCACGGGCGGCCTCGAGGACAGCGTTCACGACTGATGAAGAGGTGACGTTCTAAAATGCCAATAGGTTGTAAGCGAATGAGTGACGTCAGGTGATAAGGGTCAATTGAGACTCACGATAGCCTATATTTTTGTTAAGCAGCAGGAGAGAGGGCAGGATGTCAGTTTCTGTGAGAACCTTTGCGATAATTTGGGGTATAACGTACGGGGATAGCGAACTGAAGGGGAGCAAAAATCGTCAGCTTTTGTGTTCAGGGTAAATGAATGACAATACCGGCGGCTATGAGAATCTTTCTCGTTTGACGGAGTCAAATGACAACGTGGAATGTGCGGGAATGAAGGCTCACCTTGTTGTCCTTGGCATATTGGAAGAGTTTTCGGGTGTCGTCACCAGAGAGGACACCGGCCTGTGAAGAGGATTGTCAGTGATCTTGTCGTCTCCAGATACGAGGTGGATGAAACCTCTGAGAAGCGGGAAGAATGTCGTGGATCAACTCACGGGAACAACAGAGAGAGCACCTTTAGACATTGTGTGTGTGGTAGTTGTGTAATCTAatgaggagaaagagagtgTGAGCTGTCGGACGTAGCTGGTTTGCAATTGTCGTTCTGGACTTACAAGTGTGTGTTTTGTTATAGATCAAAGAGAAagttgaagaaagagaagaagatggaaacAAACGTTCGGATGAGTTCGTTAAGAGCCAAGGTTGGGGAGTGGATAGCGACGGGGCGTCATACGTCAGAAAAACAAAGTGCCGTTTACCCTTTTCCGTTGTAACAGCCCACTTACCATCCCTTACTTATCCGTGTCACTCACTTTGAATGTGGGGTCCCTCAATTTGGGCAAGCTACAAGTGAGTGGATACCGAGTAACACCGAAATGCCGATTACACTCAACCAGTGGCCCGGCCCGGTAGGATGCGATCAGGattccctccacctccactctgtGTGTCCGGAcgggaaggagatggaatggAAATAGGCCGGAGGTGATCATTGGAATCTTGTAAGTTAATCAACGCAAAACGATACTATATCATGCATGACGATGTAAAATGTACGCCATCGAGCCGAGTTCAGCCCATGAGGGTTACTTTACAACTTGATCAGCTGATGTCCGTTAGATCTGGAATTGAGGtacatcacacacacacgccCAAGTTACGATAAGCAAATACGCCGAGACTATTGAAATGTACCGTTTTAGACCTAGTTGGTCTTGGAGGGGGCCGAACGGGCCGGAAAGCTTGTCCATCGTCGCTGATTGAGCTCTGAGCAGAAGTTGAGAGGGGGCTTAGAGTGTGCGGAGTGGAGACGAGGTCAGACAGCCAGAGTAGACATATATAAGCTGGCCTCGCGAGGGGAGACTGTCTGTCTTTTCCCCACCAAATAGTCATCGACAATCGACCAGTTGCACTCGATCCACCAAAATGAAACTTCTCTCTGTCCTAGTAGGAGGTTTGACCTCTCTCAACCTCGTACTCGGTGCTACTGGCTACACCCATAGCGAGCGCTCCCACCCTgctcctcgacgacgatggaccTCGACCAACCCCTACGTCAAAGTAGAAGGGTCGACCTGTACCGTCAAGGTAAGTGCTCTGCGAGCGacgaatgtggcacttgtCTGACTCTGTTTAACCATCTTTGTAGCCcatgggtggtggtcgagatgaTGGACCCAACCTTCTCTACGCTTTCGAGCTTTGTGGATCGTACGCCCTCATCGATCTTCCGGGTTACTACACGGTCAACACCGTGCTCACTACCGACCTCCACAATGTCGAGATCAGACTCTCAGGAGCGATCAGTTACGTCCCCGATATCGCTTACTGGTCTCCTGCCTCGATCTACTTGACCTACGTGAGTCGTCTC encodes:
- a CDS encoding fructose-bisphosphate aldolase 1, with amino-acid sequence MSKGALSVVPAGVLSGDDTRKLFQYAKDNKNVTSSSVVNAVLEAARDIKSPIILQVSQGGAAFFAGKGLANGNQEASIAGATAAAHFIRSIAPAYGIPVVLHSDHCAKKLLPWFDGMLEADEAYYKEHGVPLFSSHMLDLSEESKEDNIKECVHYFQRMAKMNQFLEMEIGITGGEEDGVDNTGVDNNSLYTQPEDIFDVYSALAPISPNFSIAAGFGNVHGVYKPGNVKLRPELLGKHQAYAAEKTAGKEGDKPLYLVFHGGSGSTKDEIREAVVNGVVKMNVDTDTQWAYLSGVRDFVLKKKDYLMTQVGNPDGPDKPNKKNYDPRVWVREGEKTLVERVKEACKDLGNENRA